From Chryseobacterium sp. H1D6B, a single genomic window includes:
- a CDS encoding acetyl-CoA hydrolase/transferase family protein, with amino-acid sequence MYNYISAEEAIYTVKSGNRVFFHGSACTPNYLIDELARQSHRLQNVEMVSITQQGNVEIAKPQYKDSFFVNSLFVSNPVRNAVNSENGDYVPIFLSEIPILFRKNILPLDVALITVSPPDKHGFCTLGTSVDIARAAVDTAKLIVAIVNPLMPRTHGDGMIHISRIHKLVWHEEELPTVDYGSKVGEVEMLVGKNVAELIDDRSTLQMGIGTIPDAVLKCLSNHKDLGVHTEMLSDGVIDLIKSDVINNKYKGYNDNKTITSFCFGTRKLYDYVDDNTVFDFKDVGDVNFPINIMKNNKMVAINSAIEIDLTGQVCADSIGTMQYSGIGGQMDFMRGAALSEDGKPIIAITSRTKKGISRIVPFLKEGAGVVTTRGHIHYVVTEYGTAYLYGKNLRQRAQELISIAHPDDREMLERAAFERFKH; translated from the coding sequence ATGTACAATTACATAAGTGCAGAAGAAGCCATATATACTGTAAAAAGCGGAAATCGTGTATTCTTTCACGGAAGCGCATGCACACCGAATTATTTAATTGACGAATTGGCAAGACAGTCTCACAGATTACAAAATGTAGAAATGGTTTCTATTACCCAGCAAGGGAATGTAGAAATTGCGAAACCTCAATACAAAGACAGCTTTTTTGTTAACTCATTATTTGTTTCTAACCCGGTAAGAAATGCCGTTAATTCAGAAAATGGAGATTATGTTCCTATTTTCCTCAGTGAAATTCCTATTCTTTTCAGAAAAAACATTTTGCCGCTGGATGTTGCTTTAATTACCGTTTCTCCGCCAGATAAACATGGATTTTGTACGCTGGGAACCTCTGTAGACATAGCAAGAGCTGCAGTAGATACCGCTAAATTAATTGTTGCTATCGTGAATCCTTTAATGCCTAGAACTCACGGAGACGGAATGATCCATATCAGCAGAATTCATAAACTGGTTTGGCATGAAGAAGAGCTTCCAACCGTAGATTACGGATCAAAGGTCGGCGAAGTAGAAATGCTTGTCGGTAAAAATGTAGCTGAATTAATTGATGACAGATCAACCTTACAAATGGGTATCGGAACAATTCCTGATGCTGTTTTAAAATGCTTGAGCAATCATAAAGATCTGGGAGTACATACCGAAATGTTAAGTGATGGTGTGATTGATTTAATAAAAAGTGATGTTATCAACAATAAGTATAAAGGCTATAACGACAATAAGACCATTACAAGTTTTTGTTTCGGAACAAGAAAATTATATGATTACGTAGATGATAATACCGTTTTTGATTTCAAAGATGTAGGTGATGTCAATTTCCCGATCAATATTATGAAAAACAATAAAATGGTTGCTATTAATTCTGCCATTGAAATTGATCTTACAGGACAGGTTTGTGCAGATTCTATCGGAACTATGCAATACAGCGGAATCGGCGGACAGATGGACTTTATGAGAGGTGCTGCCTTGAGTGAAGATGGAAAACCAATTATCGCCATCACTTCCAGAACTAAAAAAGGAATATCCAGAATTGTTCCTTTCCTTAAAGAAGGAGCCGGCGTGGTGACTACAAGAGGCCACATTCATTATGTAGTTACAGAATACGGAACAGCCTATCTGTATGGAAAAAATTTACGCCAAAGAGCTCAGGAACTTATTAGTATTGCGCACCCGGATGATAGAGAAATGCTGGAAAGAGCCGCTTTTGAGAGATTTAAACATTAA
- a CDS encoding homogentisate 1,2-dioxygenase, giving the protein MRYNHSGNIPPKRHTIFKSPEDKFYYEQLFGTEGFHGISSLLYHVHRPTQIKSIGEPKDVTPKIAVEKNVTPRMFKGMNVTPEDDFLDSRKILLVNNDLKMGLAKPRKSMDYFYKNAECDELLFVHEGTGILKTFVGDLEFSVGDYLIIPRGTIYQVELQSENTVFFVLESHSPLYTPKRYRNEFGQLLEHSPFCERDIIAPTFKEPKDEKGEFVIKVKKENQITDFIYATHPFDVVGWDGYFYPYKFNIKNFEPITGRIHQPPPVHQTFEAHNFVVCSFCARMYDYHPLAIPAPYNHSNIDSDEVLFYTEGDFMSRNHVDLMDFSLHPGGVVHGPHPGAMERSIGKKFTEEYAVMVDPFRPLKITEEAMKVEDPSYKTSWLEE; this is encoded by the coding sequence ATGCGATATAACCATTCGGGAAACATCCCACCAAAAAGACATACTATTTTTAAGTCTCCGGAAGATAAATTTTACTATGAACAGCTTTTCGGAACGGAAGGTTTTCATGGGATCTCTTCTCTGCTGTACCATGTTCATCGTCCGACTCAGATAAAATCTATTGGCGAGCCCAAAGATGTTACTCCGAAAATCGCAGTTGAAAAAAATGTGACACCAAGAATGTTTAAGGGAATGAATGTAACGCCTGAAGACGACTTTTTAGACAGCCGTAAGATCCTTTTGGTGAATAATGACCTAAAAATGGGATTGGCGAAACCTAGAAAATCAATGGATTATTTCTACAAAAATGCCGAATGTGATGAACTTTTATTTGTTCATGAAGGAACAGGAATACTAAAAACATTTGTTGGAGATCTGGAATTTTCAGTAGGTGATTATCTTATTATTCCCAGAGGAACCATTTATCAGGTCGAACTTCAATCTGAAAACACGGTATTCTTCGTGTTGGAAAGCCATTCTCCTTTATATACTCCAAAGAGATACAGAAATGAATTCGGACAACTTTTAGAGCATTCTCCGTTCTGCGAAAGAGATATTATCGCACCCACTTTTAAGGAGCCAAAAGACGAAAAAGGAGAATTTGTAATTAAAGTAAAAAAAGAAAATCAAATCACTGATTTCATTTATGCAACACATCCATTCGATGTTGTAGGCTGGGACGGTTATTTTTATCCATATAAGTTTAATATTAAAAATTTCGAACCTATTACGGGAAGAATCCACCAACCACCACCGGTTCACCAGACTTTTGAAGCTCATAATTTTGTGGTTTGTTCGTTCTGTGCAAGAATGTATGATTATCATCCATTGGCAATTCCTGCACCTTACAACCACTCAAATATTGATTCTGATGAAGTTTTATTCTACACAGAAGGTGATTTCATGAGCCGTAATCATGTTGATTTAATGGACTTTAGCCTTCATCCGGGAGGAGTTGTTCACGGACCTCACCCTGGCGCCATGGAAAGAAGTATCGGTAAAAAATTCACGGAAGAATATGCTGTTATGGTAGATCCTTTCCGTCCTTTAAAAATTACGGAAGAAGCCATGAAAGTAGAAGATCCTTCCTACAAAACTTCTTGGCTTGAAGAATAA
- a CDS encoding TonB-dependent receptor encodes MKRILLIATFLSSFCFSQETDSLHLKPNKELDSLKISKKEERTKLIDDIVITGTIKPVSRSKSPVAVEIYTQKFFQKNPTPNIFEAVAMVNGVKPQLNCSVCNTGDIHINGLEGPYTMILIDGMPIVSSLSTVYGLSGIPNSLVDRIEVVKGPASSLYGSEAMGGVINIITKNALTAPKLSVDLMTTSWSENNLDFSTKFNVGKKAASLLSLNYFSFNEKIDQNRDNFTDAALQNRISVFNKWNFQRKENRLASFALRYLYEDRFGGEMQWNKTFRGSNQVYGESIYTNRVEAFGMYQWPLKEQIITQFSYNYHNQNSFYGTNPFNALQKVAFTQTYWDKTFGKHDLILGATFKKTFYDDNTPGTLATDGVTNQPMNSPIFGVFLQDQWEINAENTLLLGYRYDYDKIHHSVHSPRFAWKFSPNPYHTLRFNFGTGFRVVNLFTEDHAALTGSREVVIKSDLKPERSVNGNLNYIWKIPAGGRLVNLDASVFYTYFTNKIVGDFDTDPDKIIYDNLHGYGVSRGASLNVDFSFSFPLSVNLGVTYLDVFQKLDNENEKTQQLHAPKWSGTYSLTYKLPQGITVDFTGQFYGPMRLPVLSNDFRPEYSPFYSLANIQVSKSFKSGFEVYCGIKNLFNFTPKDPLMRPFDPFDKNVDDPVNNPNHYTFDTTYGYAPMQRIRGFLGVRYILK; translated from the coding sequence ATGAAACGAATATTACTGATTGCAACATTTTTATCCTCCTTTTGTTTTTCACAGGAAACTGATAGTTTACATTTAAAACCAAATAAAGAATTAGATTCTTTAAAGATTTCTAAGAAAGAAGAAAGAACTAAATTAATTGATGACATAGTGATTACAGGAACTATAAAACCGGTAAGCAGATCTAAAAGTCCGGTAGCTGTGGAAATTTACACTCAGAAATTCTTCCAGAAAAATCCTACCCCTAATATTTTTGAAGCTGTTGCAATGGTAAACGGCGTAAAACCTCAGCTTAACTGTTCAGTCTGCAATACCGGAGATATTCATATCAACGGGCTGGAAGGTCCTTATACTATGATTTTAATTGACGGGATGCCGATTGTAAGTTCACTTTCCACGGTGTATGGATTAAGCGGAATTCCAAACAGTCTGGTAGACAGAATAGAAGTGGTAAAAGGGCCTGCCTCATCTTTGTACGGTTCTGAAGCGATGGGCGGGGTAATTAATATTATCACAAAAAATGCTTTAACAGCTCCAAAATTAAGTGTTGATCTTATGACAACGAGCTGGAGTGAGAACAATCTGGATTTTTCAACCAAATTTAATGTCGGGAAAAAAGCTGCTTCTTTATTAAGTTTAAACTATTTCAGTTTTAACGAAAAAATAGACCAGAACAGAGACAATTTTACAGATGCAGCGCTTCAGAACAGAATTTCAGTCTTTAATAAATGGAATTTTCAGAGGAAAGAAAACCGGCTGGCCAGTTTTGCCCTGCGTTATCTTTATGAAGACCGTTTTGGAGGAGAAATGCAGTGGAATAAAACTTTCAGAGGAAGTAACCAAGTCTATGGTGAAAGTATTTATACAAACAGGGTAGAGGCTTTCGGAATGTACCAGTGGCCTTTGAAAGAGCAGATCATTACTCAGTTTTCTTATAATTATCACAATCAGAATTCTTTCTATGGTACGAATCCTTTCAATGCCCTGCAGAAAGTGGCATTTACCCAGACCTACTGGGATAAAACCTTTGGAAAGCATGATCTGATCTTAGGAGCGACTTTCAAGAAAACATTTTACGATGACAATACACCTGGAACTTTAGCAACGGACGGAGTAACCAACCAGCCGATGAATTCTCCGATCTTTGGAGTTTTTTTGCAGGATCAATGGGAGATTAATGCTGAAAACACCCTGCTTTTAGGATATAGATATGATTATGACAAGATCCACCATTCTGTCCACTCACCGCGGTTTGCATGGAAATTCTCTCCCAATCCTTATCATACGCTTCGGTTCAATTTTGGGACAGGTTTCAGAGTAGTGAATTTATTTACGGAAGATCATGCTGCGCTTACAGGTTCGCGGGAAGTGGTGATCAAATCTGATCTAAAACCTGAAAGATCGGTCAACGGAAATCTAAATTATATCTGGAAAATTCCTGCTGGGGGACGTCTGGTCAATCTTGATGCTTCAGTGTTCTATACCTATTTTACGAATAAAATTGTAGGGGATTTTGATACAGACCCGGATAAAATTATTTATGATAACCTTCATGGATATGGCGTTTCAAGAGGGGCTTCTTTGAATGTAGATTTCAGTTTCAGCTTTCCTTTGAGCGTTAATTTAGGAGTTACTTATCTTGATGTTTTCCAAAAATTAGACAATGAAAATGAAAAGACCCAGCAGCTTCATGCTCCGAAATGGAGCGGAACTTACAGTCTGACATATAAACTTCCGCAAGGGATAACCGTAGACTTTACAGGTCAGTTTTACGGGCCGATGAGGCTTCCGGTTCTGTCTAATGATTTCCGTCCCGAATATTCGCCTTTCTATTCTCTAGCAAATATCCAGGTTTCTAAAAGCTTTAAGTCCGGATTTGAAGTCTACTGCGGGATAAAAAATCTATTCAACTTTACTCCCAAAGATCCTTTGATGAGGCCTTTTGACCCGTTTGATAAAAATGTGGATGATCCTGTTAATAATCCTAACCATTATACTTTTGATACTACTTACGGGTATGCACCGATGCAGAGGATCAGAGGGTTTTTAGGAGTAAGATATATTTTAAAATGA
- a CDS encoding thioredoxin fold domain-containing protein → MKIIFILFLMLVPAFCLSQKMRAGTFSELEIFQKENKKPVIIHLYTGWCGVCKIESFNLNKDQELVQLINENFYLINFEAEKTKEKIRFQGKEFNYLSNGNSGIHELALALSKNKNQPVYPLWIFLDADQNLIYYQEGEFKPEKMKQKLKEISALLK, encoded by the coding sequence ATGAAAATAATTTTTATTCTATTTTTAATGTTAGTGCCCGCTTTTTGTCTTTCCCAAAAGATGAGAGCGGGCACGTTTTCTGAACTTGAAATCTTTCAGAAAGAAAATAAAAAGCCGGTTATTATCCATCTTTATACTGGCTGGTGCGGAGTATGTAAGATTGAATCTTTTAATTTAAATAAGGATCAAGAACTTGTTCAATTAATCAATGAAAATTTCTATCTCATCAATTTTGAAGCAGAAAAAACAAAAGAGAAGATCCGTTTTCAAGGGAAAGAATTCAATTATCTGTCCAATGGAAATTCAGGGATTCATGAACTGGCTTTAGCATTGTCTAAAAATAAGAATCAGCCTGTTTATCCGTTGTGGATCTTTCTGGATGCTGATCAGAACTTAATCTACTATCAGGAAGGCGAATTTAAACCTGAAAAAATGAAGCAGAAATTGAAAGAAATTTCTGCTCTTTTGAAATAA
- a CDS encoding cupin domain-containing protein, with product MNKIPRRIVTGIQNGKSAVIEDSEVQNTVEHLPGLIISDIWNTQNIPASLGMESLIPNTGFPQTPKNGTYFRYVSIPPDKDLGVEFKPGEPHPMMHKTKTLDYIIILSGELHLIMEEGETLLKPGDIVIQRGTNHAWSNRSDQPCIQLAVLIDAEE from the coding sequence ATGAATAAGATCCCAAGAAGAATCGTAACCGGAATTCAAAACGGAAAATCAGCTGTTATTGAAGACTCAGAAGTACAGAATACAGTTGAACACTTACCCGGATTAATCATTTCTGATATTTGGAATACCCAAAACATACCGGCCAGTTTAGGAATGGAAAGTCTAATTCCCAATACAGGATTTCCGCAGACTCCAAAAAACGGAACGTATTTCAGATATGTTTCGATTCCGCCTGATAAAGATTTAGGCGTAGAATTTAAACCAGGAGAACCTCATCCGATGATGCATAAAACGAAGACACTGGATTACATTATTATTCTTTCCGGAGAACTGCATCTGATCATGGAAGAAGGAGAAACCCTTTTAAAACCTGGCGACATTGTTATTCAAAGAGGAACGAATCATGCCTGGAGCAACCGTTCTGACCAGCCTTGTATACAGCTGGCTGTCCTGATAGACGCAGAAGAATAA
- a CDS encoding NADP-dependent oxidoreductase → MKAVILNKNFQLEDSFTKKPQPKNNEILIQIKASGFNPIDYQMLENELERKLISSPILGRELSGIIVDKGNDVTQFNIGDEVFCGSGSMGSNGTYAEYIAVPENIAVHKPKNISFEQAAAIPSAGMTALQIFTRLNLNKTETILITGAAGGVGSFLIKLLLADDHKNITATVGTEQNRDILLKMGVNSHQIINYKEGSLAENILKSNKNKPLDIGIDLVGNHISEIIAAVLKINGLYVDVTALTTKKSRETLFNKGNLIMNISNYAYGMTKNYDYYKNSLNKITELIENNSITPPHYHIVGDLSLETVLKAQDMLKNNQTKGCKLIMIH, encoded by the coding sequence ATGAAAGCTGTTATTTTAAATAAAAATTTTCAACTGGAAGATAGTTTTACCAAAAAACCTCAACCTAAAAACAATGAAATTTTAATACAAATCAAAGCCAGTGGTTTTAATCCAATCGATTATCAAATGTTGGAAAATGAGTTGGAAAGAAAACTTATCAGTTCCCCGATTTTAGGAAGAGAGTTATCCGGAATTATTGTTGATAAAGGTAATGATGTGACTCAATTTAATATTGGTGATGAAGTCTTTTGCGGAAGCGGATCAATGGGAAGCAACGGAACTTATGCAGAATACATTGCCGTTCCTGAAAATATTGCTGTCCATAAACCGAAAAATATTTCTTTTGAACAGGCTGCTGCTATTCCATCAGCGGGAATGACTGCTTTACAGATTTTCACCCGTTTGAATTTAAACAAAACTGAAACTATTTTAATCACAGGTGCAGCGGGCGGTGTGGGCTCTTTTTTAATTAAATTACTCTTGGCTGATGATCATAAAAATATAACTGCAACAGTTGGAACTGAGCAGAACCGGGATATTCTATTAAAAATGGGAGTAAATTCTCATCAAATAATCAATTACAAAGAAGGCAGTCTGGCTGAAAATATTCTTAAATCAAATAAGAATAAACCCCTTGACATCGGAATTGATCTGGTAGGAAACCACATCTCTGAAATCATTGCAGCAGTATTAAAAATAAACGGTTTATATGTAGACGTCACGGCATTAACAACGAAAAAATCCCGTGAAACACTTTTCAATAAAGGAAATCTAATTATGAACATTTCCAATTACGCTTACGGAATGACGAAAAACTATGACTACTATAAAAACAGCCTGAATAAGATCACAGAATTAATTGAAAACAATTCCATCACACCGCCTCATTATCATATTGTAGGAGATCTCTCTTTAGAAACCGTTTTAAAAGCTCAGGATATGCTTAAAAACAATCAGACAAAAGGCTGTAAATTAATTATGATACACTAA
- a CDS encoding helix-turn-helix domain-containing protein: MAKIIENGVEREVNCTEELFAMRDSLDVLGGKWKLMILRYLTNRTHQSIHFKKLERGIEGISAKMLSKELKELEMNLLITRTIQDTKPITVVYAVTEYGKSVFPVTETLVSWGLLHREKIKESMNPSES, translated from the coding sequence ATGGCAAAAATTATAGAAAACGGAGTAGAAAGGGAAGTAAACTGCACAGAAGAATTGTTCGCCATGCGTGACAGTCTGGATGTTTTAGGCGGGAAGTGGAAGCTGATGATTTTACGATATTTAACGAATCGTACCCACCAAAGTATTCATTTTAAAAAGTTGGAAAGAGGAATTGAAGGAATTTCTGCAAAAATGCTGAGTAAAGAATTGAAAGAGCTTGAAATGAATTTACTCATTACCCGAACAATTCAGGATACAAAACCCATTACCGTGGTTTACGCTGTGACGGAATACGGGAAATCTGTATTTCCAGTGACAGAAACATTGGTGAGTTGGGGACTGCTTCATCGTGAGAAAATTAAAGAATCGATGAATCCTTCTGAATCATAA
- a CDS encoding glycine betaine ABC transporter substrate-binding protein produces MKTVKYLFFPILAAVFGILSSCENIKNSKYITIGMVDGWAEDVAMTHIAKAILDEQGYHVIIQKASTDMILASMNNEDTDLFMGVWLPYTHAVKVAKFPELINLGTNYDNGRIGLVVPEYVPVNSIEELNQHQDQFNHRIIGIEKGAGLTSGTDKAIIDYKLDYKQINSSTIAMITELQNAIKRKEWIVTAGWQPHWMFGKMKLKFLEDPKKTFGEAEQIKTYSRKSFGKDHPDLAKFFYKIHFDDKNMADLLTKMEDSKDKEAVARKWVEDHPELVKLWLDKN; encoded by the coding sequence ATGAAAACAGTAAAATATCTATTTTTCCCGATTTTAGCAGCCGTATTCGGTATATTAAGTTCGTGTGAAAATATTAAAAACTCTAAATACATAACTATCGGAATGGTGGATGGCTGGGCAGAAGATGTTGCCATGACGCACATTGCCAAAGCCATTTTAGACGAACAGGGATATCATGTCATTATTCAGAAAGCTTCTACAGATATGATTCTGGCTTCGATGAATAATGAAGATACCGATCTTTTTATGGGAGTCTGGTTACCTTACACCCATGCTGTAAAAGTTGCTAAATTTCCGGAATTAATTAATCTTGGAACCAATTATGACAACGGCCGGATAGGTTTGGTTGTTCCGGAATATGTGCCTGTTAATTCGATAGAAGAATTAAACCAGCATCAGGATCAATTCAATCACAGAATCATCGGAATTGAAAAAGGAGCAGGATTAACATCTGGAACAGATAAAGCCATTATTGATTATAAACTAGATTATAAACAGATCAATTCCTCTACGATTGCCATGATCACCGAACTGCAGAATGCGATCAAACGGAAAGAATGGATTGTTACAGCAGGATGGCAGCCCCACTGGATGTTTGGCAAAATGAAGCTCAAGTTTTTGGAAGACCCGAAAAAGACATTTGGTGAGGCAGAACAAATTAAAACCTACAGCAGAAAAAGCTTTGGTAAAGATCATCCTGATTTGGCGAAATTCTTTTATAAAATACATTTTGATGATAAAAATATGGCTGATCTTTTAACTAAAATGGAAGACAGTAAAGACAAAGAAGCTGTCGCCAGGAAATGGGTGGAAGATCATCCTGAACTTGTAAAATTATGGTTAGATAAAAACTGA
- a CDS encoding proline/glycine betaine ABC transporter permease, with protein sequence MNKTIDIGQYVETAINWLTENGKPLFDVIKHVGNSSIMGIEWALVNTPFYIIILLFTLLAWWKAGKGIAIMTAAGLTLIFLMGLWRETMETLALIFVATITALVLSVPLGIWAAKSKLAAKIIRPLLDLMQTMPAFVYLIPAVLFFSIGKVPGAFATIIFAMPPAVRLTTLGIEAVPKDIVEAARAFGATNRQILFKVELPLAMQTILAGINQTILLSLSMVVIAGMIAAGGLGEKVLEGINNLDIGLGFESGLSVVILAIILDRITQGFVKKKQ encoded by the coding sequence ATGAATAAAACTATAGATATAGGTCAATATGTAGAAACTGCAATCAATTGGCTCACAGAAAATGGAAAACCTTTATTTGATGTCATAAAACATGTAGGAAATTCCTCAATCATGGGAATTGAGTGGGCGTTGGTAAACACTCCTTTTTATATTATCATTCTCCTTTTTACCTTATTGGCTTGGTGGAAAGCCGGAAAAGGTATCGCCATCATGACTGCAGCCGGGCTTACCTTAATATTTTTAATGGGGTTATGGAGAGAAACCATGGAAACACTGGCGCTTATTTTTGTAGCAACTATTACCGCGCTTGTCCTTTCTGTTCCTTTAGGAATTTGGGCGGCTAAAAGTAAATTGGCGGCAAAAATCATTCGCCCTTTACTGGATTTAATGCAGACAATGCCTGCCTTTGTTTATCTTATTCCTGCTGTATTATTTTTCAGTATCGGTAAAGTTCCGGGTGCTTTTGCAACGATTATTTTTGCCATGCCGCCAGCTGTACGATTAACGACGTTGGGAATTGAAGCGGTACCGAAAGATATTGTAGAAGCAGCACGCGCTTTTGGAGCTACCAACCGACAAATTTTGTTTAAAGTAGAACTTCCCTTAGCCATGCAAACTATTTTGGCAGGGATCAATCAAACAATCCTGTTATCGTTATCCATGGTTGTGATTGCAGGTATGATTGCCGCAGGCGGTCTGGGCGAAAAAGTATTGGAAGGAATTAATAATCTGGATATCGGATTAGGATTTGAAAGTGGGTTATCCGTTGTAATTTTAGCCATTATTCTGGACCGAATTACCCAGGGATTTGTAAAGAAAAAACAGTAA
- a CDS encoding glycine betaine/L-proline ABC transporter ATP-binding protein — translation MEKIENGRKVKLKVEDLTIIFGKNKEKAQELLDKGFSKKEILEKTGCTVGINKASFEIYEGEFFVIMGLSGSGKSTLLRCLNRLNEPTSGKVYINDDNITDKNNKELLEVRRTEMSMVFQKFGLLPHHNILDNAGFGLEIRGESKASRDEKAQKALDIVGLNGFENQFPSQLSGGMQQRVGLARALANDPEVLLMDEAFSALDPLIKSEMQDQMLELQATLQKTIVFITHDLDEAIKIGDRIVIMKDGVIEQIGTAEDILTNPASDYVKAFVEKVDRKTIITAKSLMFDKPTVVRFRKDGPEGALRKMRATGFETLPVVDFQNKFLGFVTLSDVVQIAKKKEPTVESVINSNVPSVYQEATVEEMLPLISGSKSSIAVVDENNKFLGLVTQLSLIIEATKFNEEEIIELKEIANNQ, via the coding sequence ATGGAAAAAATTGAAAACGGTAGAAAAGTAAAACTTAAAGTTGAAGATCTGACTATTATTTTTGGAAAAAACAAAGAAAAAGCACAAGAACTTTTAGACAAAGGCTTTTCCAAAAAGGAAATTCTCGAAAAAACAGGCTGCACCGTAGGAATCAATAAAGCTAGTTTTGAAATCTATGAAGGTGAATTCTTTGTGATCATGGGATTATCCGGAAGTGGAAAGTCTACTCTACTGCGCTGTCTCAACAGGCTAAATGAGCCCACTTCAGGAAAAGTATATATCAATGATGATAATATTACTGATAAAAATAACAAAGAGCTTCTGGAAGTAAGAAGAACCGAAATGAGTATGGTATTCCAAAAATTTGGATTACTTCCCCATCATAACATTTTAGACAACGCAGGTTTTGGGCTCGAAATCAGAGGAGAAAGCAAAGCTTCCCGTGATGAAAAAGCACAAAAAGCATTAGACATAGTAGGATTAAATGGTTTCGAAAATCAGTTTCCCTCACAACTTTCAGGTGGGATGCAGCAAAGAGTAGGGCTGGCTAGGGCTTTAGCAAATGATCCTGAAGTTTTGCTTATGGATGAAGCCTTCTCTGCATTGGATCCGCTTATAAAATCTGAAATGCAGGATCAGATGCTTGAATTACAGGCAACACTTCAAAAAACCATTGTTTTCATTACCCATGATTTGGACGAAGCCATTAAAATTGGAGATCGTATTGTCATTATGAAAGACGGTGTGATCGAACAAATAGGAACTGCTGAAGATATCTTAACCAATCCTGCCAGCGATTATGTGAAAGCTTTTGTTGAGAAAGTGGATCGTAAAACAATCATCACTGCCAAATCTTTGATGTTCGATAAACCTACCGTAGTACGTTTTAGAAAAGACGGTCCGGAAGGAGCTTTAAGGAAAATGAGAGCAACAGGTTTTGAAACTTTACCTGTAGTAGATTTTCAAAATAAATTTCTGGGGTTTGTGACACTTAGTGACGTTGTCCAGATTGCAAAGAAAAAAGAACCTACTGTAGAATCGGTTATCAACAGCAATGTTCCTTCGGTCTATCAAGAAGCGACGGTAGAAGAAATGTTACCGTTAATTTCCGGAAGTAAATCGTCCATCGCCGTGGTGGATGAAAACAATAAGTTTTTAGGTCTTGTCACCCAATTATCTCTCATTATCGAAGCTACAAAGTTTAACGAAGAAGAGATCATTGAATTAAAAGAAATCGCAAACAATCAATAA
- a CDS encoding DUF1304 domain-containing protein → MEIIAKILIAIVALEHIYILWMEMFAWETKGKEVFKAALPAEMFKPTKGLAANQGLYNGFLAAGLIWSFFIDDPKWQTNISLFFLSCVAVAGIYGAISATKKIFFVQALPAILGIIAVILSNFFHLL, encoded by the coding sequence ATGGAAATCATTGCAAAAATTTTAATCGCCATAGTAGCCCTAGAGCATATTTATATTCTCTGGATGGAAATGTTCGCATGGGAGACTAAAGGAAAAGAAGTTTTTAAAGCGGCATTACCTGCAGAAATGTTTAAACCTACGAAAGGACTCGCTGCTAATCAGGGACTTTATAACGGATTTCTTGCGGCTGGACTTATTTGGTCTTTCTTCATTGACGATCCGAAATGGCAAACCAATATTTCTTTATTTTTCTTAAGCTGTGTAGCTGTTGCCGGAATTTACGGTGCTATCTCAGCAACGAAGAAAATATTTTTTGTTCAGGCTTTACCAGCTATTTTAGGAATTATTGCTGTTATTTTGAGTAATTTCTTTCATCTGCTCTAG